The segment GACTTAATTCAATTcaaccattttcttttttaaaggggtagttgtttttttttttttgcagtggggACTTCAGGCTTTGAGGGGTCATGTGATCAAGCTTTTGTGTACTTACTTCATGcctctcttttctcccctctcctcaGCTCTCTATCCATCATGGCCGACCCGTCTCCCGGCTGGTGGAAGCTCACCTTCCTGAGGAGAAAAAAGTCACAGCCCAAAGTTCTGTATGAAATCCCTGCAGAGTTTGTCTCCAACTCCTCCACTGGTCACCCCGGGTCAGGCACAGCGTCCGGCTCCGTCCACTCAGAGGACACAGGGCACGACCCCCAGATGGATGCCCGCCTGGAGAAGATTGTGGACAAAACcacagccagcagagggcgccacATGAAGGTGTCTCACTCAGGAAGGtttaaggaaaagaaaaaagtgcGTGCGACACTTACGGAGAACCCTCAGATGCTTCAAGGAGAGCCAGACGAGAACCTGAGGGCCGGGAAGTGACAGGACACGTGCTAACGTTCAGGTCGCTCAGACGTGAGGTTTTAACTTTGAATTGAGCTCAATGAACTCAGGGACTTATCCAACTGCTCTTTCAGTTGTGGATCACAATGAGGCTGTTAAATCATAACGGTTTCTGGCATTTGTTAACTTTGCAAATTGGAATACAGCAATGTGATTTTGTCTTTTGAGCTTCCCCCTGGAGGAGAATGGTTGCCATCGAGATTGAGTGTCTAATATGGAGACAGCTTTAGTCGATTGCATAAAAGCTTCTCTGCAAAGACAAAAATGAGAGTCCTGTCAGTGCTAGGAAACAAATTGCTGTGGAAACACTGTGGATGCAGCAGTGAACTATCACTCAAATGCACAAACCATGCACCATAAGTGAACACAGTTATCTGACCATGACTCGTGTATCCTCTGATCTTTGAagaacttttacttttacttcagCTCTTTTTATCCTGCAGATCCAGCTGGAACTCTTTTTCAGGGTTGAATATCGTATTTAAGGCTGgattatttttctaatttcaTATAGCAGCATTCTCCACTCTGATAAGTAGAGATACTAAAGCACATAAACAGTAGtttattttatgaaaattcatcaTACTTGATGCAAAGCAAGAGGTATTTTTTGTGCAGGAAGAATTGTAGCCGTAGTTGCTTTATTTATCCACGAGAGGGAACTGtggatttttaaatgtgtgcGGTTTATTGACAATGGGCTGTGtcagccagcagagggcagcactgCTCATAAAAGCCATCTCTTCCTTTAACGGTCTATTCAGGTGACAAAGTTGGTTAAAAAGCTTctcttatttttccttttctggATAAAAATCGTTTTGTTCTATCATACTGATTGTCTGTATTGACAAACACATCAcagactgtctctttaaatcatttttcagCTGGAATTTTTGGGTGACatcatgtaaaaatgtaaattctTCCTCACTGCTCAGGTGCTGACTGACTGTAATCATTTCAACCTGACAGAGCTGCGATCTTGAGAAACCTTTGAAGTTTGTGTACATTATTTTTCgtaaaaataattgaataaatgtgaataaaatgtcTGATTGTGAAAGTAAATGAATGTTCTTGcattcatacttttttttttactttagatCAATACCTCCTTAGAGCAGCTTTTataaaaggacattttaatCTATATACACAACcagccaaaagtttggaaacaccttcccATTCAAGAGTTTGtatctattttaattattttaaacacatattttagactctgtaaaatagccccctttttccttcatgacagcattgcccactcttggtattctctcagtctgcttcatgaagtggtctcctggaatggtttctatttcacatgagccttgtcaagagttcatttgtagaatgacttgccttcttaatgtgtttgagaccatcagttgtgttgttcagaggtagggttagtacacaatggatagccctatttgactactgttgtaatccagattatgacaaaaccagattatttcctagtttagatgtcttcagtattaaactacaatgtcgaaaataatcaaaataatgtccaaacttttgactggtagtgtatgtgtatTATCACTTTCAAACTAAGAGTACCATCAAAGAGCTGCTGTGGTCAGTGTAGACCACAAGGGGGCATCATCACTCTGTCTAATGTGGAGACGCTCAGATTGGAGACACTTTGGGCCTTTGACACT is part of the Notolabrus celidotus isolate fNotCel1 chromosome 20, fNotCel1.pri, whole genome shotgun sequence genome and harbors:
- the LOC117832932 gene encoding proline-rich protein 15-like protein A, which gives rise to MADPSPGWWKLTFLRRKKSQPKVLYEIPAEFVSNSSTGHPGSGTASGSVHSEDTGHDPQMDARLEKIVDKTTASRGRHMKVSHSGRFKEKKKVRATLTENPQMLQGEPDENLRAGK